A single Epinephelus fuscoguttatus linkage group LG13, E.fuscoguttatus.final_Chr_v1 DNA region contains:
- the LOC125899706 gene encoding trace amine-associated receptor 13c-like, giving the protein MEVEDGAELCFPQLLNTSCRKPTTSLPETILITIVLYFISVFTAALNLLVIIAVSHFRQLHTPTNILLLSLAVSDFLMGLVVIPGELGLRTSCWLFGDIACTLCGYTSFIIMSSSIGDMVLISVDRYVAICDPLHYTTRVTVRRVKLCVCLCWLGAALYNCLFFKDDLIKPGRYNSCHGECVIVINHTAGAVDLVVTFIVPISVIVVLYMRVFVVAVSQARTMRSHITAVTLQLSVNQKKKKSELKAARTLGVLVIVFLICYCPYYCVALAGDNLANSLFVSAVDCLFYCNSCLNPLIYALCYSWFRKAVKLIVSLQILQPGSCETNIL; this is encoded by the exons ATGGAGGTTGAGGACGGAGCAGAGCTCTGCTTTCCACAACTCCTCAACACCTCCTGCAGGAAGCCCACCACTTCTTTGCCTGAAACAATTCTCATTACTATTGTGCTGTACTTTATCTCTGTGTTTACTGCTGCTCTCAACCTGCTCGTTATCATCGCAGTCTCCCACTTCAG GCAGCTCCACACACCCAccaacatcctcctcctctctctggctgtctcAGACTTTCTCATGGGCCTTGTGGTGATACCAGGTGAACTTGGCCTAAGAACATCCTGCTGGCTGTTTGGTGACATTGCGTGTACTCTGTGTGGTTATACTAGCTTCATCATTATGTCTTCTTCGATCGGAGACATGGTGCTCATATCAGTTGATCGTTACGTGGCTATTTGTGACCCTCTGCATTACACCACCAGAGTCACTGTGAGAAGagttaaactctgtgtgtgtctgtgttggctCGGTGCTGCTCTCTACAACTGTCTATTTTTCAAGGATGACCTGATTAAACCAGGCAGGTATAATTCCTGCCATGGAGAGTGTGTGATTGTCATTAACCACACTGCAGGAGCTGTTGACCTTGTTGTAACCTTTATTGTTCCCATTTCTGTCATTGTCGTTCTGTACATGAGAGTATTTGTTGTGGCTGTGTCTCAGGCTCGTACCATGCGCTCTcacatcacagctgtcactctccagctttcagtgaatcaaaaaaaaaagaaatcggAGCTGAAAGCAGCCAGGACTCTTGGTGTTCTTGTAATTGTGTTTCTAATATGTTATTGCCCATATTACTGTGTCGCTCTTGCAGGTGACAACCTGGCCAATAGTTTATTTGTATCTGCTGTGGATTGTCTGTTCTATTGTAACTCATGTCTTAACCCCTTGATCTATGCCTTGTGTTATTCCTGGTTTAGAAAAGCAGTGAAACTCATTGTCAGTCTTCAGATTCTGCAGCCTGGCTCCTGTGAGACCAACATACTGTAG
- the LOC125899846 gene encoding trace amine-associated receptor 13c-like: protein MEVEDGAELCFPQLLNTSCRKPTTSLPETILITIVLYFISVFTAALNLLVIIAVSHFRQLHTPTNILLLSLAVSDFLMGLLVIPGELLLRTSCWLFGDTVCTLCGYTSFIIMSSSIGDMVLISVDRYVAICDPLHYTTRITVKSVKLCVCLCWLGAALYNCPFLKDNLIKPGSFNSCHGECVSVISHIAGAVDLVVTFIVPISVIVVLYMRVFVVAVSQARAMRSHITAVTLQLSVSQKKKKSELKAARTLGVLVIVFLICFCPYYCVTLAGGYLPNSLFVSSVHCLFFLNSCLNPLIYALFYSWFRKAVKLIVSLQILQPGSCETNIL, encoded by the exons ATGGAGGTTGAGGACGGAGCAGAGCTCTGCTTTCCACAACTCCTCAACACCTCCTGCAGGAAGCCCACCACTTCTTTGCCTGAAACAATTCTCATCACTATTGTGCTGTACTTTATCTCTGTGTTTACTGCTGCTCTCAACCTGCTCGTCATCATCGCAGTCTCCCACTTCAG GCAGCTCCACACACCCAccaacatcctcctcctctctctggctgtctcAGACTTTCTCATGGGCCTCCTGGTGATACCAGGTGAACTTCTCCTAAGAACATCCTGCTGGCTGTTTGGTGACACTGTGTGTACTCTGTGTGGTTATACTAGCTTCATCATTATGTCTTCTTCGATCGGAGACATGGTGCTCATATCAGTCGACCGCTATGTGGCTATTTGTGACCCTCTGCATTACACCACCAGAATCACCGTGAAAAGtgttaaactctgtgtgtgtctgtgttggctCGGTGCTGCTCTCTACAACTGCCCATTTTTAAAGGATAACCTGATTAAACCAGGCAGCTTTAATTCCTGCCAtggagagtgtgtgagtgttattagCCACATTGCAGGAGCTGTTGACCTTGTTGTAACCTTTATTGTTCCCATTTCTGTCATTGTCGTTCTGTACATGAGAGTATTTGTTGTGGCTGTGTCTCAGGCTCGTGCCATGCGCTCTcacatcacagctgtcactctcCAGCTTTCAgtgagtcaaaaaaaaaagaaatcggAGCTGAAAGCAGCCAGGACTCTTGGTGTTCTTGTAATTGTGTTTCTAATATGTTTCTGCCCATATTACTGTGTCACTCTTGCAGGTGGCTATCTGCCCAATAGTTTATTTGTATCTTCTGTGCATTGTCTGTTCTTTTTAAACTCATGTCTTAACCCCTTGATCTATGCCTTGTTTTATTCCTGGTTTAGAAAAGCAGTGAAACTCATTGTCAGTCTTCAGATTCTGCAGCCTGGCTCCTGTGAGACCAACATACTGTAG